A genomic window from Flavobacterium sp. I3-2 includes:
- a CDS encoding 1,4-dihydroxy-2-naphthoyl-CoA synthase: MSNMNWQTVKEFEDITYKKCDGVARIAFNRPDVRNAFRPKTTKELLEAFSDAHEDTSIGVILLSSEGPSTKDGIYSFCSGGDQKARGYQGYVGEDGYHRLNILEVQRLIRFTPKVVIAVVNGWAVGGGHSLHVVCDLTLASKEHAIFKQTDADVTSFDGGYGSAYLAKMVGQKKAREIFFLGRNYSAQDAYEMGMVNAVIPHEELEQTAYDWAQEILEKSPISIKMLKFAMNLTDDGMVGQQVFAGEATRLAYMSDEAIEGRNSFLEKRKPNFEKKYIP; the protein is encoded by the coding sequence ATGAGTAACATGAATTGGCAAACTGTAAAAGAGTTTGAAGATATTACGTATAAGAAATGTGATGGTGTTGCACGTATTGCATTTAATCGACCTGACGTTAGAAATGCATTTAGACCAAAAACTACTAAAGAATTATTAGAAGCTTTTAGCGATGCACACGAAGATACATCGATAGGTGTTATTTTACTGTCTTCTGAAGGGCCATCGACAAAAGACGGAATTTATTCTTTTTGTAGTGGTGGCGACCAAAAAGCTAGAGGTTACCAAGGTTATGTTGGTGAAGATGGATATCATCGCTTGAATATTTTAGAAGTTCAACGTTTGATTCGTTTTACACCAAAAGTTGTTATTGCGGTTGTAAATGGTTGGGCTGTCGGAGGAGGACATTCACTTCATGTGGTTTGTGATTTAACTTTGGCAAGTAAAGAGCATGCTATTTTCAAACAAACTGATGCTGATGTAACCAGTTTTGATGGTGGATATGGTTCTGCATATTTGGCAAAAATGGTTGGACAGAAAAAAGCTCGCGAAATTTTCTTCCTAGGACGAAATTATTCAGCACAAGATGCTTATGAAATGGGAATGGTAAATGCTGTTATTCCACATGAAGAATTAGAGCAAACAGCTTATGATTGGGCTCAAGAAATTTTAGAGAAATCACCAATTTCTATTAAAATGTTGAAATTTGCAATGAATTTAACTGATGATGGCATGGTAGGACAACAAGTTTTTGCAGGTGAAGCTACAAGATTAGCTTATATGTCTGATGAAGCTATTGAAGGTAGAAATTCATTTTTAGAAAAAAGAAAACCAAATTTCGAAAAGAAATATATTCCTTAA